Genomic window (Candidatus Nealsonbacteria bacterium):
AAAATGACTCCGAGAAGAAACCCGTTGATAACAAGAAAAAGAGCCGGGAAAATACCAAATGCTATACCCGAGATAATTGAAATAAAAACTTTTATACTATTATTTAAGAAAATGAAAATAAATATCTGCCAGTCCTTTAAAGAGTTTATGAAATCTGTTAAAGGAATTATGTCTGCAATTATTTTCTCTGAAATCAAGGAATCTTTCGTTGAAGCGGAATACCCCGCCAAAGCAAAAAAAATAAATATATATCCTGACAGAAATACGTATTTTTTAATTCTTGAAAAAAAATCGTTCATTGTTATGAAAAATAAGGCTGATAACTTATAACAGAAACCAGCCTTATTTTCAAAATACAGCCTAATGAAAAGCTTAGAGGTTTCCTATGTCCGCTTCTAGTTCTTTAATCATTACTTCAGTGTCTTCTATGCTTTGGTCTATTAAACCAAGCTCAGATTCAATGTCTTTTATTTCATCTCCATCTCCAATCAAGTCTATTATCGGCTCTTCCATTATCGGTTCTTTTATTTCTTCATTTAGGATTACTGGCCTTGGACTCGAAAAAATAAACGCCAAAGACACAATCACTAAAATAACTATGATGATTAAAATAATCTTCTTATTTTTATTCATTTTATTATGACCAATTTTTAATTCTTATAATTACTCTTCTATTTCTTTCTCTTCCTCTTGGTCTTGGCCAATTACTTCAACATTCTCTCTTAAGGTCAGCATAACATCTCTAATAATGTTTTGAAGAGGGGAAATAAATTGATCCCTAAGAACTCTGTGATCATTTCTTAAGTCTCTAATTACTGCGGAGAAGTCGCTCCTAAGAGTTTCTTCAGATTCAATAGTTACTATGTAAGATTTTGTAGCTTGCTCAATAACCATTTCACGTGCTCGCTCTATAAGATTCCTTGAATCTTGGATGTGAATATATGTTTCAGTTAAATTGATGCCCCTGGATTCCTCTATCTTTGCAACTCTTACTTCAATCTTATCTAAAACAAGTTCCATTGCGTCTAAAAACCCACCATATCTAGAAGAAAGATTTCTATTTAATCTATCAATATTTTCTGCTAAACGTTCAGCTGAAACTCTTCTTCTTTCATCTCTAATTCCTTGAAGTTTTTCTTTAAATTCTTCTTGTTGAACCCTATCTTTTTCTGCTCTCTCTTCTCTAATACTTTCTACCTGACTTCTCATTTCCATAGTTCTAGTTTCTATCGCCTCCATCCTTTTTCTTCTAATTTCTTGGAAATCTCTTACTTGTGTCAATCCCTGATTTTGATCTCTTCCTGCTGGAGTGACAGGCTGTGATCTTTCTACTTGTGCAAACACAGAAGCAGAAGATCCTAAAAC
Coding sequences:
- a CDS encoding stage II sporulation protein M — protein: MNDFFSRIKKYVFLSGYIFIFFALAGYSASTKDSLISEKIIADIIPLTDFINSLKDWQIFIFIFLNNSIKVFISIISGIAFGIFPALFLVINGFLLGVIFYSYGAITLIGVLPHGIFELAGVFLGSGMGLYLGHMAFLGKKRKVKLEGELMASCKLFLSIILPLLLLGAIIETYFTPLLLKYFLP